From Arachis hypogaea cultivar Tifrunner chromosome 3, arahy.Tifrunner.gnm2.J5K5, whole genome shotgun sequence:
TGGATACATCTACTAAAATTTAATTGATGTGCTTTATATTCGTGCTTTTATATAttcattattattgattaatgtttatgttttgggtccttttatttcttttttatatacGGGAGAGTGTgaaccaaagaaaaaaatttagtgggatcaaatttatttgttgaataggggtaaatatattttttttgtgttctACGTGAAATTTTGTGAAATTCAATGGGGACACTTGCCCCCACACAGTTAAATGTAAATCCATCCTTGGCTGTAGCAGTAAGACCCTAGAGTTTAGACAGTAAGGTTAATTTGACGATGTCCTTGAAAGTGATAAGATCCAAACGTAAGAACTCCTGGTGGCTATGAATTTAAAGgataaaaaaagagttaaaaatccagattcaaaaatttaagtgatagtttagtgataatatatatattctCTCTAAACCAAAGGAGGGCTATGATATCAGATTTTATGAAATCATGTCTAAATTCTTTCGCTCTCTCTCTAGACGCCTTTCCTTTTTCTCActgtcttcctcctcctcctctcctaTCCATTCTTCTTTCAATCCCCTTACCGAGAAAGTTGCTCATCCTGAAGAACTTTCCCCCAAATACAATATCTTTAAAGAAGAAGTTTGCTTCGAAGATATCAATCAAGACAATCATcattcgtatatatatatatataaaagaagattATCACATGTTttataatataaagataaaaaaattttgttctaaaaaatataaaaataaataaatacaaaaaatatatttttttattcattaaaattaattattatataatttttttataatattaaaataattttttaaattacaacataaaaatataaaataaataaaatttattttatattacttgacaaataatttatttattatatttaaaatttattaactaattacttttgttaaatatattattatataatataattttttatcaaaatatttgataaataaaatttatttaaaaagttatatataatacatgaaaatattaacttttttatttaagtatgtattgaaaattatattatttattttattttttaaattaaaaaataaaaaaattaatatttttatgtattataaataatattttaaataaattatttttttaaaacatttttatgaaaaattatattatataatatctttaataaaagtagttagttaataaattttgaatataataatctaattatttatcaagtaatataaaataaaattttaataattttatatttttatgttgtagtttaaaatattattttaatataaatttttaatattataaaattttttgcataataattaattttattaaataaaaaatattcatatattttatatttatatattttatatttaattatttaagaataaaagattctgttgccgtttaaagtattgtgtattaaagtattgtcatttaaagcatttatttatgtactagaatattctatatttattagagtctatcaatactcttcttttatattaacttttgattttcatctaataaaatctaatggccTTTTTAAGTGTAGCTCATTCAATAAACACATAATTATTGAACTTATTTTAGacatactatatatataaaatattttatattgtatatatatactagctagctcttataaaaatttaaaattcatatgtCACTCCACGTCTTGTGTTACATAACCGCCGTGTCCAAATATGTACCGTACGTACACCTCTAATAATGAACCGGTATCACTATAAATAAGTGAGTTCATTGCAAGCATCGATCACTCCCACATCTATTCTCTtgcttattatattatatataaaaatggaGTTCCGATGTGCTGTTGCTATGCTTTTCTGTGTAAGTTTTCGTAttcttttgctttttaatttGGCTTATATATTCGCcaaaaagagtatatataatAGTCCTTCATTCACTCATATTTTACCCTCACTGCGGGAAAATATCTATATTTCACTTTCTATGATCTCTTACCACAACTTTAGACCAACTTTCTTCATCCAAAACATTTATTTAATTTGGCTTTCACTGTTAACAATATTATagtcaatattaaataaaatcaaGTAAAATATTAAGGCAGTGATGAGTTAACAAGAACTGTAGCAGGCTGATTCCTTAAACAAGGAGTATATATGTATGCGTATATATAAGTAATTGGCTTTTCCAAAAATACAGTTTAAGAGAGTTACGTTTACATGCACATGCTATCTTGCATGTAATGATGGTGATTATAATATGTTAATGTTATAAGTGTGAAGAGTGTTGAAATTAGTCTCAtataaaagaaagtaagaaagagtgAGTAATTTATAAGACGAGAAACTCATTAACTGATTACATGGTAGCTATATAGTTTTAGCAACATTTAAAgtgttattaaaataaataatatttttaatttaaaagataaaaataagaaagttatcaaaatgtaaaaaattataactttaattttaaaaataatttttaaatattacttaAGTTGTTTAACCATCATAGCCATTATAATTATAGCCACCGTAGTCCGAAGAAACCACTGGCACACATATATATGGTTTGAGTTTGTTgatttaaagtaaaataattatatgaaatgtttatataatataattattatgataTCTTATGTTTGGAGGAAATGGTACGGTGCAGCTTGCTTTTGCAATAGGAAGCCGTGGGCGAGAATTGATACCTGACGAAGATTACTGGCAAGCAGTTTGGCCAAACACTCCAATTCCTAACACTCTCAAGGAGCTTTTAAAGCCTGGAGCCCAAGGTCCATATATATAACTCCTCAATTATACAGTCACATATTAGAGTTGGTTATGGATTATGGTTATGAGAACCAATCTTAGTCGACTGATCcaatttgattaattaaaaattgtttGTCAAATTAGTCggattcaaaataaaagaataaactaATTGATGAAACAGGTATGATTTTTTAATTGTTAaccaactaaaaataataaatttaatttttttaaattatatattttatacataaatttattattttattatatttaatttaaatataggtaaattttaattaaatcttaAACCTTTAAGTATATGGATTCGGTTGATACCACAGGTGTGGTTTTTAGAACTTGGTATAGATCTAACAAATTTCCACCTAATCTGCTCCACATGCACACCCCTGTCAATACACTATACACATCTTCAGAGCAATAATTACAATTCTTTTATGAATGATTAATAGGGTAGAATTATCCTAAAATAAGAGTTTTTTGTATGATAATGCGTGCAGATTCTGAAATAAATGATGTTCCGATGAAAGTGGACGACACACAGTACCCAAAAACGTTCTTCTTCGAACATGAGCTATTTCCTGGGAAAAAAATGAACATGAAGTTCAGCAAAATCCCGTTTGCTCAACCATACGGAGTATATACATGGGGCAAAGTAATTAAAGACCTCGAAAAAGAGTCCTTCACCTTTGAGGATGCTTGCGTAAGAGAAGCCGGCAAGGGCGAGGACAAGTACTGCGCAAAATCCTTATCAACTTTGATCGGTTTCGCCGTTTCCAAGTTGGGAAAGAACATTCAACCGTTTTCAAGTTCTTTCTTGGACAAGCAGACTGACTACACCATAGAGGGAGTGCACAATCTTGGAGACAAGGCTGTTATGTGTCACAGGCTCAATTTTCAAAGCACCGTCTTTTATTGTCACGAAATCCATGGAACCACCGCATACATGGTTCCGATGGTGGCAGCCGACGGCAGGAGAACTCAGGCGTTAGCGGTTTGCCACCACGACACTTCCGGCATGAATGCGGAGGTTCTTTATGAAATGCTGAAAATCAAGCCTGGAACAGAGACTGCTTGCCACTTCCTTGGAAACAAGGCAGTTATGTGGGTTCCCAACATGGCTGTCAATAGTGTCTACAATAATGCCAATATGGCAAGTTAATTAACTATGCCTTTCTTGAAGCCTTTTTGGGTTTtactataattaaataataaacccAAGTAATGTTGAACTCTCTACTTGTACTGTTGAAGCTCTAAACTACATGTGCGCCCATAATTAGGATGTAATGGAATTGTGCAGTATATATGATTATATGCTGCTCAATTTTAATGTCTATATCTTCTTGTTTGAACTTTCAATATCATATCTACATGTTAATTAGTCGACATCCAGAAACAActctttttattgatttttaactttttattaaatGTTCATAATGGATAAAAACCTGGTTTAATAGTTTGATcaacaaggaaaaaaaaatattctgtaGTGGACCAAGTTTAACAAGACCCTGGTTGTTAAAAATTCCTTTGTTATGGTTGGATTCTTTCACCAGATCTGATGGTTCAAGTCTTGTTGGTAATTGTAAAAGAGAAAGTATAGGAACTCTGTTGTAAGTCAAtttgaacaattttttaaaaattaagattttaaaaaaataggattAGAATATTGCGTCATATAAGCCTAACGAAATACCCTCTACGTACTATTCTTATGTAGCCGCTTCCCTAACGCGAATACCATCTCCTCGCGTCACCGTTTCCTGAAGTTCCAGTAACCATCGTGGGTCGTCGAGGTACCACAGAAGGGTATAGCGGCAGCGTGATAAACTATTGATGACGAAGTACCGACGATATAATGAGAGGGGATAAAATGGGGCTTCACGTTAATGAAGTGGTTGCAAATTAAAAATTctgtttttaaaaattcaaaattttattt
This genomic window contains:
- the LOC112789983 gene encoding unknown seed protein USP gives rise to the protein MEFRCAVAMLFCLAFAIGSRGRELIPDEDYWQAVWPNTPIPNTLKELLKPGAQDSEINDVPMKVDDTQYPKTFFFEHELFPGKKMNMKFSKIPFAQPYGVYTWGKVIKDLEKESFTFEDACVREAGKGEDKYCAKSLSTLIGFAVSKLGKNIQPFSSSFLDKQTDYTIEGVHNLGDKAVMCHRLNFQSTVFYCHEIHGTTAYMVPMVAADGRRTQALAVCHHDTSGMNAEVLYEMLKIKPGTETACHFLGNKAVMWVPNMAVNSVYNNANMAS